The DNA sequence TTTACATGGGGAAAAAGTCACAACTAAGTATTAAAACACTTTTGTAGTTGATGCCACGTTGAAATATTTGAAGAGGAATCTAAGTGTTTTCCTGACCAACTAAAATTCCTACTCAACTTCAGAATTTGTTTCCATTCAGGCGAGGTCGACAGCACAAAGATAGCAAAGCCCCTCGGCAGCCAAAGCGAAGGTACAAATCTTTCCTATGTCAGTTCCTATTGATATCTAGTGTTAATCATATAGAACTGGATTATTATACTGTTTACTATTTTGTGTCATACAGGAAAAAGCCCCCAGTGCAGTATGTCCGCTGTGAAATAGAAGGCTGTGGTACTGTCTTAGCCCACCCACGCTACCTACAGGTCTGCCACCCTGTCGCCTGTAACCGTGACAACCGTGTTATTTTATCTTCTTCTAGCTGACTCTTCATCTGTCTCCTCTTTATTTCAGCACCATATAAAATACCAGCACTTGCTAAAAAAGAAGTATGTGTGTGATCACCCTTCATGTGGGCGCTTGTTTCGCCTGCAGAAGCAGCTGTTGCGCCACGCCAAGCACCACACAGGTGATGTTGGAGCATCGAGTGTGGACATTCTTTATGCTCTCCCTTATGTCTTCTCAATAACATAACTATTTCTGAGCTTCTTCAACTGCTTCATTATACAAGCCAAGCTGAGAGATGAAATGACTGCAAGATAAAgtatttcttctttgtttcttttcatgcagtttttttttatctctgcccGTCATTTGTCTTTCAGACCAACGGGACTATATCTGTGAGTTTTGTGCTCGTGCCTTCAAGAGCTCCCATAACCTCGCTGTGCACAGGATGATccacacaggagagaaacctATACAGTGAGTAGGAGCGATAGTTTGCCTATTTATTTAGAAAGAGGTTAATTTTGATAACCATTTAATGCACATTGTCATTTATTCAGTCACTATACAACTGTATCTTCATAATtttaaggttttttattttattttcatgctaAAAAACAGTGAGAATTAACAGAATAGAAAAGATAAGAAACGTATGAAACTCTCCACTCGCATTATTTTCTATTCTGTCACTGACTTGGATTTAAAACCTAGTTAATCCACAGACCATAGTTTATCCAGGGTGTATAAAGACGTCGCCTATAAATCCTTTGTATAAACAGCTTTCTTAGTTGTACCTATTTATGGAACTGCATAATGTGTTATGTAATGTTCCTCATGTATTTTCAATGGAAAGCCCCGACAGAATAGATCTGTTTTTCTAGTCCGCCCTGACAAAGGCAGAAGATTAAGACTTTATGaagaacattttcttttctttgccaTTCACATTTTAAGATCTTGTATATTGTGAAGTTGTTTCATGATCATGTAAACTAAAATACATCGTTaaattgtaaattaaaaaagccaataacatttaaaatgactaGATTTAACCCTATCTTGGCTAACTATGATATTTAAATTCCTTATACTAATATAGCAGAAATAATAATTATCCTATTGTAAATGTAATGATGAGTATTTTTAATTTGTAGCCCAATTAAATTTAGCTTGTAATAATATTGTGCTTATAATTGTATTGAATGCAGGAATTCATTGTTATGGAGTATATTTAACTACTTTTTACTGATTTGAAAACTCCATTTTAGTAAATTTAAGGTATAGGGTCATAGGTGAGATCTGAGCTTCACGTCAGTGGGATTATAATATGTTCTTCTGTCTCCACCTTGTGGCAGATGTGAGATCTGTGGCTTCACCTGCCGTCAGAAGGCCTCCTTAAACTGGCACATGAAGAAACACGACGCAGAAGCCTCCTACCAGTTTTCTTGCTCCGTTTGTGgcaaaaagtttgaaaaaaaagactcTGTTGTTGCCCACAAGGCCAAGAGCCACCCTGAGGTGCTCATAGCTGAGGCTGTTGCAGCCAATGGGGGTACGGTAATAAGATGTTCCACCCCGGGCACAGAgaatgtccctgtcctcacccAGCCTGAGCAGCCCTCTGTCAGCCAGGAGATCCAAGAGCTCCAGCAGAGCCAGGTGATCCAGGAGAGCCAGGAGGCAGCAGTGGGTAGTAATCTCACTCCGCTGCAGCAGGTGGTGCTCCCATTTACTCCGCAGACTCAACTAGATGTGTCTCAAGGCCAGTTTCTCCAACTGCCGACGCATCATGTGGTGCAGGTAGCACACCAGCAGCAGGCCCCTACCTTGCTGCACCTCAccgctgctcctccctctcacctctCCACCAACAGCCATCCGCAGCTCATACAGCTCCCTGCCCTTCCCGCCAGCACCCCCGCATCTATGACCCCCGTGGACTCCCAGagcaccctcctcaccctcagcTCCGTCACCACCCTGGCCTCCCAGCAGGCCGTGCAGTGGGGCAGGGAGGCGGCAGAAGTTGCACCGCTGCCTGGGGAGGGCGAGCTGTGGGAAAAGGTGATCGTGGGCGGGGACCACCAGGATGTTGGGGACATGATTTGGGAGagctgcagggagaggaggaaggacgaCGAGGGGGTTGTCTGGGAGCGGGAAGGCGAGAGACAGATTCTGTTGCAGTGTGCAGAGATTCACGGAGATAATTTAATCTAGATAGACGGCTCGAGAATGATGAACTTCGTGGAGGGAAACTGAAAGGACACAAGACTGAAGGAAATGTTTATGCAAATTCAAGAAATAGCAATTTATCTCCATGGAGTATATCATAGTAGAAGCATACAGTTACAAAACTACTTCATGTCAGggaatatgattaaatatgtagATTAGTTATGCTTCTTTTACCACTTAATTTGAGGATTTTCAAACTTTTACTTTATCACCCTGTGTTTGTATAGATATGTgtatgttaaaaaaacattatcaaaAGATAATGTACAGGATTTGTTTCCACATAGTAGCCCTGATATCTTTATCTctattttaaactttaatctATTTACACAGTGAAATTAGGTGGTCCTTGAAAAATTGAGGTTAACTCTAGCACTAGCTGCTTAGAACATCCAGGAAAATATTCCCTCTGAGCAACAACTACAACCAAATGAGGTTAGTGAGGTTTTGACAAGAACAAATTacagacaaaatacaaaataagcaGCTTTATAGTTCTTGCATTGAAAGCCAGccattgtttattttctcatttaccTCCATGCTTTACCTACTgtcacatgtcaaaatgtctatATCGTCGTCCTCATTTGATCGTATTTATTCACCAGTTTCACATTTTCCATCCAAACGATACTTTACATTTGCCGTCTGATTTGATCAGTATTTACAGATCTTTGCATTGTCAGGATTATACAGGCAACAgtattttgattttaaaaaaaagaaacattggGATTCTCTCAATGGATAAGAAAATATACCTCTGTACACTGCCACTACTACTGAGTAATCGTCAGCTTAATTTATCCGAAATTATGTTCAGAATAAATTAATTATGTGCTGAAGTCTGTGGGTGAATGTATTATTTGGACAAACCCTTTTAACAAGAGAATCATTTTAACTAAATGAAACTTGAAAATGACATATGTTTATCAATTATTGCAGTACCCTCAAATCACatactgaagaaaaaaagattgttATGGAacttttctggaagctggtgaaaagagaactccagcagcagctgatgtcttatgcagaagattttaatgtagacttgatggatcaaggagaccagaaggtgcaCTAAATCACTTTGTGCCACTGGGGAAATATGCTGAAGAGTAAAAGTCGGGGAGAGGGGAAgttggtgtctctctgtctggagtATCTGATATGAAAGTACCTCAACGTAGATACCACAAAGCACTGTTGGTTGggcctttatctataacctgaccttgggtactgcttagagagagaaaggagtaTCGGTGGAAtttagacaggcactattctcctgtacaaatataatgtgtaatatacaatatatatatataatatataatggcATATACAGTATTGTATATGCCTCAACAAggataaatgaaaaagacaagaaaagtagaagaggaacacaaagaaaaccaatGTTAGGTTTATTATTTGGCACGCAAACCTGAATTGCATTATAATTCAAACCTATCAGTGATGAATCTGTTATTGGTAGTACCAAGAAAAAACTGTTAGAACGGCATCATAATGCTGAAAAATCAACTTGTTAGCACCATCTGGTGAATAAACCATGTAATAGACAAACTGTTTCTAAATTATTTCATGTAACAGATCTTTTCTCTTCATCAGTCAACACACACTACAAACATCTTCAGAGAGGGATCTGACCCTTTCATTTTGTACACTTCACTGTGATTTAGATCAATCTTCCATTAATAATCCATTTCGACAAGCTGAAAAAGAGTTTgtagacattttatttaatatgtatatatgtaaacAAGAATCCTCCAGATTATTAAGTTTGACTATATGTATGTGCTTAACAGGTAAAATGAGCTCAAATGCACAATttaatctatatattttttacgtAAATGTATTTACAACAATGTCCAGGATGATGTTacatgaaaaattccagaaaatACATATGTAGGTTTGTCAATATCGTACTTTGCCAACAATATTAGTTTAATTGATTGAGGTCCATATTTAtcgaaataaaataaaaatccatcaGGTCTCCCTTGTGCTGCGTCGCTTACGGACAATTAATTTCAGATGCAGAAGTGAAATTCTCTCACGAAAACAACTGAAGTCATATTCCAGCAAATATCGATATAAAACATAAGACATTCTTGCTTATTTTTAATATTGTactgataaaaacacaatattctaCATTCAAAGTTACACTTAGATGCCTTAAAATCGACTGTATGGATATTAGTTTGTTTGTCAAAACATGGCACCAGagctttttattctctctccctTGTGCACGTAAAGAAAAGGGTTTGCAGCAGATGTTCATATTTTGGACAAacttctgttttgttgttctgaTTTACATTCGCTTTCCAGTTGTCATGCCAGGAAAGTGAATGTCAGCAACTGGAGTACACAAACTATCCCAGTGAggagtttttattatttgtggAAGGATGGGTGGGGGCCACAAGGTGACGATTTTtttggggtggggtgggggggaataaAAAGGCCCCTTCTGTACGTCCCCATAGAACACGCCCCTGTGCCTTGCGGAACCATTTAAATCCCCTCCGGTTACGAGCACGCCGACATGAGCACCGACACCGACACGCCGCACTGACCCGGCCAGCGAGCACCGGAGCCCGGAGGCCAAACCGAGAAAACGTCCGAGGAAACGCTGCTTCGCTTCCCGGTACTTTCGACGCTGGGGGTCGGGGGAAGCTTCGGGAGACACTGTCCCCCGCTCGGCCTTCGTCCCGCTCGCCGCCGCTGACCCTCCTGTGGAACCGGGGCTGGGGAGCAAATGGCAGAGCAGCAGCCGGAGGATCAGCCGCCGAGAACCGGGCTGGACCCGCCGGGGGCTGGACGGTCCCGAGCCGGGAGAGCGGCGGCTCTCGCCCGGCTCCTGCACCACGAGTGTACCCGTCTGCTCCAGCTATACGTGAGTCCTGAGGGTGGTGGGACACTCTCCCCTTCCCGGTACTTGTGGCTTCAACACGGGCTTGTTGGTCACTAGCAACCTGTTCATACCTCCATAACACTACATCTGACTTTTAATGGCTACACATTGACCAGTGTGATCTCACAGTGTGTTGTTGATGCTGTGCTGCAGAATGTAATCACACTAAAACAagcccccacctcctccatttcCCCTGGGGCCCCTAATGGATAGAGTGCAtgggtttgtgtttttctgccgTCATGCTGCTGTGCCTcatcatccttttttttaaaaacacctttCAATTGATCAGCACAATCAATTCCCACTCAGTGCTAAATTTGCACTTGATCAATATCAAAGAATAAAGTCACAAGTGCAAGGCCAGCAGGGCGTCGTATTGCTGCCAGCATCCAAATTCCTGTGTTTGATTTGCCCGTCCTTtgcagaaagagagggagacctTCCTGCTGGACCACACCCCGGACAGCGGGCGCATCGTGTCCTTGTCCCCAGACTCGGAGGAGCCAAGCAGTGAGGAGACAGTCCAGCTGCTGCATGCGGCTCTGCGGCAGTGTCTGGGTCTGCTCCACTGTGTCATcctgaaggaagaggaggagtggggcGAGCTGGAGGGCGACTACGAGACCATGAGGACCAACGTCCGGGCCCGGCTGGAGCACTTGCTCCACAGCACCAAGAGTCTTGCAGAGAGCGAGAGCAAGACCCTGGAGGTCACTCCTGACCACCAGTGTAATGAGGTGAAGTATTTGTCAGTAGTCAGTAAGGAAGAAATCCTCTGGAGTGATGACGAGACAATTTATCAAACATCAAAAAAATATGGCATTTTATCCGTATAGGTACTCCTACTCCAggtacacatacacaaaatTCAAAAGCTTTATTAAACGAGTTCTGTAAACTTTCAAATAACATGCATTTGAAAAATCTCATATGAATTGAAAACCGAAGAAATGAGGGGGAAATGTATCTCGGTAAACTAGCATTTATGTGAATGAGCAGCCTCTGGACTCCAGGTTTGTCCATCACCCatagtttaaatatatatttgtgcttttattttacatcGCAAACCACTACATGCCTCATTTTCAGTAAAAAGTTTATTCAATGTATAATACTCCTCGTCTCTCAGGTGACCGGGttcccttccttttctccatgaAGTCTATTCTTGTCACCAACATGTTTAAGTTTCATGCATTTTTTATGCTATTATCACAAGACATGAGATCTACAACTACAAACATGTGCATGATGTGACTAATGTTGGGAACAAAGATTCAAACCTTTCATATTAATCTCGTAGATAATCCAGAAAATCTTGGGATTGTGTTTAAATCTGCACTGAATTACCAAAGGATAAAAGAAAGGCTATCTCGTAGCCACAACAGATTTATCGCACTCCTCTGCAGGTTCCTTTCCTTCCACAGATGgttttagcatctttcagctcattgtttttatattttttgactCGGAAATCTGCAAAAACACGTTGCTACTTAGCACCATGTTTCAGAAAGGGTTCTTTGACTCTAAACCGTTAATGTGCCACCGCTTGTTCTCCTTTATGTCAATTTATATGTATCTACCAAGCAATGTGTCTTATTTCTTTGCATTGTATAGGGATGGATACCAAAACTCCAATGGTATTGATAAGGTGTGGTGTGAAAATCTTACAACCGCATTCTTacaaagttttgtggaaatctgttcagtgtttgtcggtttttgtgtaatcttacaaaccaaccaacaaacacaggacagttgtgaaaacattacctccttggAGAGTAAAATTCATCGTTGACCAGCTGTTTTTTACGGGTATATTCATATATCAAATCTGAATCACTCAGATTAAGGGTTTGCTAGCTGCAGGCCAACTGCTCATTCATTAGATACATTTTTGGGGTTTTTCTTTCAATGATGCAGTGATGTCAACTTGCTCTCCTCCGTGTAGGAACCCGACGGTGCTGGGGGAGCGTTTGGGGTCAAACTGTGGACCTATCgcgtgctgctggagctgatccACTGGGCCGACCACGCCGTGCAGACCCTCCACATCTTACACACAGAGacgacagcagcagaggagaccTAACTCTCTCTGTTTGGATCTAGCAACATCCCTGAATGAACTCACTCAACACTAACAGCCAGCTTTGTCTTGTACTTACTCCAGATGAAATTTTAGGTCATGCGGAATATCCTCTGTGAACACTAGAGGTTCTAAAAGCCCTGCTCAACTAAAATCACAACTAAGCtcctttttaaaacaaagcCCAGTAGACGGGTTTTCCCAGACGCTGGTATTTCCACAGCAAGTGCTAAAATGACCTCTAGTTTCCCACAGTTGCTATTTCCTTTGACAAAGAAGCGAGGGCAGACTCACTTTAACTCCAGTGAGTTTGCGCTCTGCGTGTGTACAGGTTGGTTTGCCTGGTGCGGTGGCAGAAAGAGTTTTTTgggaaataattttttttttgtatacagtgtaatttatttaatttaagtgtATTTACCTTTTGATGATTGAATATGTGCTGTTCATAACACTCCAAATTCTACTAACTGCTAGAATGTAGCCAAAAATACCCGACTGTTAAAACTGTGACTGATGTGCAGCTGAACCTGTAGCCCTTAGCTATTTTAATAATTCACCTAGCTCTTATTGTTCCCCATTATTAACATGTCTAGTCCCAATAATTACATATATAGACTGAATGCttgtatgttttattgtttgacaTAATCTGTGATGATCAAGTTGCTGCTCCGGTCTCCTAGTTCTCTCCTGATATAACACTTGAATGTGCTGCTACACTGTTCACGGGTTTGAACTAATAGACCAGTGGCTCTCtaacatttttatgtttgagaACCACTATATTAGACCAATATCTTCTGGTAGGATTGTACTGTCTGTAGCCGAAGGTTTCAAGCTCTCTGCACCTCACTGTAGTGTTAAATGCCTGACACAGCACACAGTGTGTGAATGAGCTGTGACGTCCAGACCTGCCGGTTTGGTGGATTTCTGAATGTCGGgcttttcttttatctctgtGATAAATAACTGGATGTGCATTGAAGATTAAAAGGCAATCTTAACCTTTTGTGTTTCGCTGATGCTGACTCAATTGTTTCCAAACCCCACTTCTGCGTTTACACTTATAATTACTtggtaacattttattttataggcATTCTGTCTGGTGGCtttgaaaataaatcttaaGGGCCATGAGATGATTAATGAAAGAACGGTTTCCTTACATTTATACCAATCTTTCTGGACTTGTATCTAACCATTCTAAAATTGTGGGTAATTGCGTTTATCTATATAAAAACCACCTTAGCAGATTAGATGGGAAGTGACTTGTTAGTGGACCTGCTACTTGGCAATTAGCCTTAATTACATTTTGTATATTCCCATCACAAGTGTAATTGGTTTGAACCCACTGATTTACCAGTAACCAGTAACTAACGCTTTTGAAATGAATGTAGTGGAATAAAAACATCActgttaattaaatcaaattgaaaaaacctcaaagtaaaaatcttTATATAAAGAGTAACTGGTGGGTAAAACTTTTGAAATACAAGTAGTGGAATAAAACCATATAATATTTTCCTCTGAAATCAAGTACAGTGGCAAAATGAAATAGCATACAATGGAAATACTCGAGAAAAGCACTTGTGTCTCGAGATTTTGCATTGTAGTACTTGAGTATTTGAGTACTCGGTTACTCTCCACCACTGCTTCAAAGCAtggatgcacatgcacatgtctTCAGGAGATATCACATGAATATCTGGGCAAtgttcaatattattattaatgaaatCATACTAATACCTGAGACTCAGATGCTGTTTACAGAACAATATTAGTCCCTCCATTATGATCTGCTAGTTTAGGGACTGATGTACAGCTGCTTAGAGGGATAAGatcaatatataatatattttatattgatcCCAAAGAAAATCCTTCTTCCAGATCTTGCCCCAAAGTAGAATGTTATAATAGAATAGATTACAATAattaaaactagactaaaatagGAATAGACATTACAAATTAAACAGGTATTTTTATTGTGAGATTTTGCTGCCGTTTGAATACCTACGCTAATGATAATAATGTCCATGTATCAAACGtgtgttgcattgtgttgtGGTTTCTCTTTATTCTCCTCAGAGGTGGGTGCACCCCATTTTACCATCAGAGCCCCAGAGGGATGTTGTGCACATGCGCGTTGGAGCGATCTACCGGAGCGCGATAGGCAGCGAAGGGAGCCCTAATGGCGGAGACTGTTCGCTCGCCTTTCGACTACCGGGAGCCGCCGACCCTCGACAGCGACGGGGATGGGAGcaagccgccgccgccgcgggGGTGAGTGAGCTCGTCGGGCCGCCGGTTCGCCGCCGGTTCTCGGCCGCGCGGGCTCGGTTGTCCACCGGGGAAATGTGGCAGCTCCAAGCGTGCACGTCTGTCTCAGTTCACGTTAGGAGCCTTTATTTCGCCTGCATGTATCTTTTTGGTTATACCGGAGAAAAGCGGGAGCGAGCCTCGGTGCCTTTCCTCCCCCCGGGGCCAGCTGCTGTGTCCCGGGTGCTGGCGCCTCCTCCCCGCCTCGCTCACCTCCAGCCTCTCGGTTCATGGATGTTTGGACCGACGCTAGCTGCTAGAAGCTAACGGCGCTAGCGCTGGTGTAGCATCGCCGTTAGCATGCACCCAGCAGGGATCACCGGGGGCAACCCGGCCGATCACCGGGTGTGTTGTCGTGTGTCTGCCGGGTTCTGGGTGCACATGCACCGGGGACGTGTCGTCGAGCAGAGTCCCGGTGGTCAGGCTCTCCGCTCGGACTGGGATCAGCCGCTGCACGCCGCCACTCGGGGCTTGTTTTGGGCTTCGAGTAAACAAAGTTGCTGACCACGACCAGAATGTGTCCGGTCAAAGTGTCACCGGACTCGAACCCAGCGTGTGTTGGCGATCAGCCGCCTGACAATGCATCTATACAGGCTGACGTGATTGAACAAAGGGGTGGGGCAATGTCCAATATGATTATTAATGAAATCATAATAATACCTGAGACTCAGCTGCTGTTTACAGGAGAATGTTAGTCCCTCCATTATGATCTGCTAGTTTACAGCTGCTTATAagatctctctctatatatatatatatattaaacccAAAGAAAATCCTTCTTCCAGATCTTGCCCCAAAGTAGAATGTTATAATAGAATAGGTAACAATAattaaaactagactaaaatagGAATAGACATTAAAAATGAAACGTTCCTGACAAACAGGTATTTTAATTGTGAGAATTTGCTCCCGGTTGATCTCAGTAATTTGAATTAGGGCTGCAGCTGATTCCCATTACTGATCAATCTGCTGATCCTGCTTTCAATGCACCCTCCCTACTTCCTCTATGTAATGTTAGAAATTGTCATAAATGGCAATGGCGGCTTTGCAAACGTCATCTTCaactgttttagttttttgcatAAATCAAAAAACGTAAGGAAATCTCTTTTGAAACTACATatattgttttcactttaaataAAGTCTGAAACGATCAATTATCAAAATAACTTGTGATAATGTTTTTGCTGATTAACAAATTGATTAATTGACTATAGTTTCAGCTCAAACTTGTTGGGTTAAGGACTGTTCGCATGAATATGAATTATCTGGAAATGTTTCTTCTAGCTTTCAGCAAATGTAATCGGCAAATTTCGGCAAACATGTGCATAATTGGGTATTTATGACATTTTCACACTGAACCCAGAGGATTTATAGATATTGAAACAAAGTCTGAATTGAAGTCAGGTTAAAAAACATGTATGTGCAGTAATATATCTTTTAAACACTCACCATTCCATTACACCCGACTGCAAAACCTACATTGAAGGTTGAGGAAAAAAATCCAAGTTTCTGAACggctgtgttttcattgtttgcCAAATCAAAAGCATGTAAACTGTTCCTTGAGTAGACGCCACTGCTGCTATCATCACATGTAGTTCACAGCCTTACTGTCATCGCTCACCCACAGGCAACGCATGCTCCGCTCATTTCCGTTGCCCTTTATCCAGACGCTTCCAGCAGCACCAGAGTCTTGAGCGGCGCTTTGTCTGAACGTGTGATTATGCTGAACGAAGCcctggttttgtttttacagccgCGTGTgtgggagaaaaaggaagggGACACCTGTGAAGGTGTGCGACCGAGCGTATGTAacagaagatgaggaggaggagagcatgTCAGAACACAGCTACAGCCCTGGTATatactgaaacacacacacacacacacacactcattttgCCACATGCTGTTGGTGTTTTCCTCCATTCTGCTGCTTAAAGAAAACAAGTGTTGTGTTGTAGTCATCAGTGTATTGTTGTAAGGAAACACCTGTTATCTTTCTAACATAAGGCTTGTTGTTGCTGAAGCTGTTATGATGTGATGGATAGAAACAGTCTTCTCCGTCTCAGGTGAGGGCCAGTACCCAGAGGGGGCAGAGGACCGGCTCCCTCCACCTGGCAGCCCCTACTACCTGCCCGATCCCGCTCAGCTCTGGTAAGGAGACCCCCTCACCAGCCATGGTCGCTGTGGTCCgctgtgcctttttttttttcatagaaGATCCATATAACTAATATCAggtttcatttttcagtgtgccAGAGTTGGGAGAAGAAGGGGCGAGTGGGGTTCGGGGGCCCGTGCTCTTCCATCCGCCGCCAAACTGCCGCATCCGAGAGGTCCACTGTGGGACGCAGGTGCGGTTGGTCGTCATAGCGATCCGCGACATCGCCAAAGGGGAGGAGATCACCGTAGACTACAGCCTGACCGACTGGGGAGAGAACGCAATGGTGAGCAACGACGCATGAGGACATTATAAATAACAAGTCTGGTTATTATCCTTTTGTCAACAAATCCAATGAACAAGGTCAAAACCAACATAACTGAATCTTACAAGTGTGGTCTGTGCCGCAGACCTGATTATTGtccaaaaactattaaaaacaccttcaaagtgaaactccaaa is a window from the Limanda limanda chromosome 22, fLimLim1.1, whole genome shotgun sequence genome containing:
- the LOC132995881 gene encoding E3 ubiquitin-protein ligase ZFP91-like — encoded protein: MDSEEDEVSAPRPGVEKPGDPEEAPNSSAASLESPSGRRGRRGRAAAAGTRPDSRSPSGGSLRVLRARGAAAAAAAGPEDRGRRAGSRSRHSPVTQAATKKSTDRKASSLRPKPSKPGKGKGRTRAPHTTSAAGKPEAGMEAQSCGEDLEDSNVNIADADTALGEDPPYGDDPDDIICQPDTKTKKSRQCATLQQEEVKKEEEEEEEEEEEENNVIKEETTEIVSQIEDGQVDNTEPTRKRGRQHKDSKAPRQPKRRKKPPVQYVRCEIEGCGTVLAHPRYLQHHIKYQHLLKKKYVCDHPSCGRLFRLQKQLLRHAKHHTDQRDYICEFCARAFKSSHNLAVHRMIHTGEKPIQCEICGFTCRQKASLNWHMKKHDAEASYQFSCSVCGKKFEKKDSVVAHKAKSHPEVLIAEAVAANGGTVIRCSTPGTENVPVLTQPEQPSVSQEIQELQQSQVIQESQEAAVGSNLTPLQQVVLPFTPQTQLDVSQGQFLQLPTHHVVQVAHQQQAPTLLHLTAAPPSHLSTNSHPQLIQLPALPASTPASMTPVDSQSTLLTLSSVTTLASQQAVQWGREAAEVAPLPGEGELWEKVIVGGDHQDVGDMIWESCRERRKDDEGVVWEREGERQILLQCAEIHGDNLI